From Paenibacillus polymyxa, the proteins below share one genomic window:
- a CDS encoding AraC family transcriptional regulator: MNLTPLYIRLQHYDRFQVDQIILANSHNEGMNDNETNLCTLLIALSHGIRLYVDNIAIDLRQGSCILVLPVQRYTMESSNKEAQLVRFIFETFEVEGMTLNPVAHPPLLCGSPYNLLISQVNRVLGKEARISNQCCSSPSTSEMAMMQGRLQLILGLMVQFDEQVSQSQNNEKINLVQQTVHYMEQHYDEDLTVEKLASMAGMVRWQYSQKFKIMTGKKPNEYLVQLRINHAKGLLRNSTETLGKISRQIGFKDEYYFSRCFHKLTGHTPREYSNIHLRTRQRTVIDSFGRKIHVPKDTTRIVTDGKFTLGELLVLAMPPIGAAISIMKDNVIYHNKLRNIHNLGYWADPDKIAQLQPELLLLSYVHPEQDLQKLDTIAPTVILNSKFRLFERLRYIAKLVERSNAAEKWITRYEDKVRWLRRQLADAYVAGETAAVYLKFGTKLYIMGQSGLAATLYESLAFRPSANVMHLIEQGQAWIEIQQHQINHYAGDRNFVLAPRQELQTVAHCSHIAALADLSNGNTHFVDTTWNHDDPITRGRLLEVLPYIFNKKIK; the protein is encoded by the coding sequence ATGAATCTAACACCCCTGTATATTAGGCTGCAACACTATGATAGGTTTCAAGTTGACCAGATAATTCTAGCGAACAGCCACAATGAGGGAATGAATGACAATGAAACAAATTTATGCACATTATTGATAGCACTCAGTCACGGCATACGGCTGTATGTAGACAACATTGCAATCGATCTGCGACAAGGAAGCTGCATTCTGGTTTTGCCTGTACAGCGCTACACTATGGAATCAAGCAACAAAGAGGCACAGCTTGTACGCTTTATCTTTGAAACCTTTGAAGTAGAAGGAATGACTTTGAATCCGGTTGCTCATCCACCTTTGCTTTGTGGTTCCCCCTATAATCTGTTGATTTCTCAAGTCAATCGAGTATTAGGAAAAGAAGCACGGATAAGTAACCAATGCTGTTCCTCTCCATCCACATCAGAAATGGCTATGATGCAAGGTAGACTTCAGCTCATTCTGGGGTTGATGGTTCAGTTCGATGAGCAAGTTTCCCAGTCGCAGAACAATGAAAAGATAAACTTGGTTCAACAAACTGTGCATTATATGGAACAGCATTATGATGAGGACTTAACCGTTGAAAAACTTGCTTCCATGGCTGGAATGGTCAGATGGCAATATAGTCAGAAGTTTAAAATAATGACTGGCAAAAAACCAAATGAATATTTGGTCCAATTACGCATAAACCATGCCAAAGGACTTCTGCGTAATTCCACCGAGACATTGGGCAAAATATCTCGGCAAATTGGGTTTAAGGATGAATATTATTTCAGCCGGTGCTTTCATAAATTAACTGGACACACTCCGCGTGAATATTCGAATATTCATCTTCGTACCCGGCAAAGAACAGTTATCGATTCATTTGGCAGAAAGATTCATGTTCCCAAAGATACAACACGTATTGTGACAGATGGCAAATTTACGCTTGGAGAATTACTCGTTTTAGCCATGCCCCCTATAGGGGCGGCCATCTCGATCATGAAAGATAACGTGATTTATCACAATAAGTTGCGAAATATTCATAATCTTGGGTATTGGGCAGATCCAGATAAAATTGCACAACTACAGCCGGAGTTATTATTGCTTAGCTATGTGCATCCTGAACAAGATTTGCAGAAACTAGATACGATCGCTCCTACTGTTATACTTAACAGTAAGTTTAGACTGTTTGAACGGTTACGGTATATCGCTAAACTAGTTGAACGTAGTAACGCTGCGGAGAAATGGATTACCAGATATGAGGACAAAGTAAGATGGTTACGTAGGCAATTAGCAGATGCTTATGTTGCTGGAGAGACGGCTGCTGTTTATCTCAAGTTTGGTACAAAACTTTATATTATGGGCCAGAGCGGATTGGCTGCCACCTTGTATGAATCTCTTGCCTTTCGTCCTTCTGCCAATGTGATGCACCTAATCGAGCAAGGGCAAGCATGGATAGAAATTCAGCAGCATCAAATAAATCACTATGCTGGCGATCGCAATTTCGTCTTGGCTCCTCGCCAAGAATTGCAAACGGTTGCTCACTGTTCACATATCGCGGCTTTAGCCGATTTAAGTAACGGTAACACTCATTTTGTGGATACTACATGGAATCATGATGATCCCATTACGCGAGGACGGTTGCTAGAGGTGCTACCGTATATATTTAATAAGAAAATTAAGTGA
- a CDS encoding SDR family NAD(P)-dependent oxidoreductase, whose product MKTIAIIGAGPGLGLSLAKKFGEKGFRVAVISRNPKKLAIIVNELKKLNIEAKSYVADVRDLPALKQALNAVKQDFGHIDVLEFSPYAGPTHFKHVLETTAEDVLEQIKGYLLPAVLSVNEVIPDMINNASGAILLTTGISAMVSYPSVGNVGMVMSGVRNYATNLHFELKEKGIYVGHLSIGTVIQAGTAGDPDLIAEAWYNLYEKKDCFEDTFPQEINPTKLSN is encoded by the coding sequence ATGAAGACTATAGCAATTATCGGTGCAGGACCTGGATTGGGGTTGTCCCTTGCAAAAAAATTTGGGGAGAAAGGATTTAGGGTTGCTGTCATTTCGCGTAACCCTAAGAAATTGGCCATAATCGTGAACGAACTAAAGAAGCTAAATATTGAAGCGAAATCTTATGTAGCGGATGTCAGGGATTTGCCAGCACTAAAACAAGCATTAAATGCTGTTAAACAAGACTTTGGTCATATTGATGTTTTGGAATTCAGCCCCTATGCAGGACCTACGCATTTCAAGCATGTGTTAGAAACAACAGCAGAAGATGTGTTAGAACAGATAAAAGGTTACTTACTCCCTGCCGTTCTTTCTGTGAATGAAGTAATACCAGATATGATAAATAATGCTTCGGGTGCAATTCTATTGACCACCGGAATATCTGCAATGGTTTCCTACCCGTCTGTTGGAAATGTTGGTATGGTAATGAGTGGTGTTCGTAATTATGCTACAAATTTGCATTTTGAGTTGAAAGAAAAAGGCATATATGTCGGTCATCTTTCAATTGGCACTGTCATACAAGCAGGTACGGCTGGAGATCCAGATCTTATTGCTGAGGCTTGGTACAATTTATATGAGAAAAAGGATTGTTTTGAAGATACTTTCCCACAAGAGATTAACCCAACCAAATTGTCAAACTAA
- a CDS encoding TetR/AcrR family transcriptional regulator, with amino-acid sequence MNQLGTKVRNLRTTYTKESLVNAFFNLATKKDFEKITVADLTEGAQVNRATFYAHFNDKYDLLNYIMGNSASNAIAKRTTGSIKLDQESISQLVLAVCDFYQQPRLQCRQSNISLVTPQLKEKILSELKLYLLKSIENLYTDMEKGLFVSIYANVIHEAGFLWASGKVKLDKEEIAKKISLFVLGGQNSL; translated from the coding sequence GTGAATCAATTGGGGACAAAAGTAAGAAATTTACGAACAACTTATACTAAGGAATCTTTAGTTAACGCTTTTTTTAATTTAGCAACTAAGAAGGATTTTGAAAAAATAACAGTGGCAGATTTAACAGAGGGAGCGCAAGTAAATCGAGCTACTTTCTACGCACATTTTAACGATAAGTACGATTTATTGAATTACATTATGGGAAATTCCGCTTCAAATGCTATTGCAAAACGGACAACAGGATCAATAAAATTGGATCAAGAAAGTATAAGCCAACTTGTTTTAGCTGTTTGTGATTTTTACCAACAACCGAGATTACAATGTCGCCAAAGTAATATAAGTTTAGTAACACCCCAATTAAAAGAAAAAATATTGAGTGAATTGAAATTGTATTTGCTTAAGAGCATAGAAAACTTATATACAGATATGGAAAAAGGTCTATTCGTATCTATTTATGCGAATGTAATTCATGAGGCTGGTTTTTTATGGGCTTCCGGAAAAGTAAAATTGGACAAAGAAGAAATTGCTAAGAAAATTTCGTTATTCGTATTAGGTGGGCAGAACTCTCTTTAA
- the abc-f gene encoding ribosomal protection-like ABC-F family protein has product MPAIQVTNLTFAYPGSYDPIFENVHFQIDTDWKLGFTGRNGRGKTTFLNLLQGKYEYNGTISTPVAFDYFPFPVEHPEYLTLDVVEEIVPSFENWKLMRELNLLKVSEDVLYRPFESLSQGEQTKVLLAVLFIQDNRFLLIDEPTNHLDLHARKLVADYLNTKRGFILVSHDRAFLDRCVDHILAINKTNIEIQKGNFSSWWTNKTRQDTFEMAQNEKLYKDIQRLSASAKRTSSWSFETEKSKNGTRNSGSKLDKGYVGHKAAKMMKRSKSIEQRQHTALEEKSKLLRNIEQSESLAISQLVYPKSELAMLDHVTIYYGERAVCKNVSLTIEPGDRIAISGPNGSGKSSLLHLLNAEELHYTGTFQRDPQLRVSYVSQNTSHLRGTLSDYAAEHRIDESLFKAVLRKLDFARIQFEKDISAFSGGQKKKVLIARSLCEEAHLHIWDEPLNFVDVISRMQIEELLLEYTPTIVFVEHDREFHDRVATKTIELGGD; this is encoded by the coding sequence ATGCCCGCCATTCAGGTAACCAATCTTACTTTTGCCTATCCAGGCAGCTATGACCCTATATTCGAAAATGTTCATTTTCAAATTGATACAGACTGGAAGCTGGGCTTTACGGGGCGAAACGGTCGAGGTAAAACGACGTTCTTAAACCTGCTGCAGGGGAAGTACGAATACAACGGTACGATCTCCACACCAGTTGCCTTTGATTATTTTCCATTTCCCGTCGAACATCCGGAGTATTTGACCTTAGATGTCGTCGAAGAGATCGTACCAAGCTTTGAGAACTGGAAGCTGATGCGTGAACTGAACCTGCTTAAGGTTTCAGAAGACGTGTTGTACCGACCATTCGAATCGCTGTCCCAAGGAGAACAGACGAAGGTATTACTAGCCGTGCTCTTCATCCAAGACAATCGATTTCTGCTCATCGACGAGCCGACCAATCATCTCGACTTGCACGCACGCAAGCTTGTTGCCGATTATCTGAATACGAAGCGCGGTTTCATTCTTGTTTCACACGACCGGGCTTTTCTCGACCGCTGTGTGGATCATATTCTAGCGATCAACAAAACGAATATCGAAATCCAAAAAGGCAACTTCTCCAGCTGGTGGACGAACAAAACTCGCCAAGATACATTCGAAATGGCACAAAACGAAAAGTTGTACAAAGACATACAGCGTTTATCAGCTTCCGCTAAACGTACTAGTAGCTGGTCTTTCGAGACCGAAAAATCTAAAAACGGCACACGAAATTCCGGTTCCAAACTTGACAAGGGGTACGTCGGGCATAAGGCAGCCAAAATGATGAAACGCTCAAAATCCATTGAACAGCGGCAACACACTGCTTTAGAGGAAAAATCAAAACTGCTCCGAAATATCGAACAGTCAGAAAGCCTTGCGATCTCTCAGCTCGTGTATCCCAAATCGGAACTGGCGATGCTGGATCACGTCACGATTTACTACGGGGAAAGAGCAGTTTGCAAGAACGTTAGTCTGACGATTGAACCAGGAGATCGGATTGCAATTTCAGGCCCAAATGGTTCAGGTAAGTCTAGCTTGCTTCACCTGCTCAACGCTGAGGAGCTGCACTATACAGGTACGTTTCAACGGGATCCGCAGCTTCGTGTTTCCTATGTATCCCAGAATACTTCTCATTTGCGAGGTACGCTTTCCGATTATGCAGCAGAGCACAGAATTGACGAAAGCTTATTTAAGGCCGTGTTGCGTAAGCTAGATTTCGCCCGCATCCAATTCGAGAAGGATATATCGGCGTTCAGCGGCGGGCAGAAAAAGAAGGTTCTGATCGCGAGAAGCCTATGTGAGGAGGCTCATCTGCATATTTGGGACGAACCGCTCAACTTTGTCGACGTGATTTCCCGGATGCAAATTGAGGAGCTGCTGCTTGAATACACACCGACCATTGTATTCGTGGAGCATGATCGGGAATTTCATGACCGTGTCGCCACGAAAACGATTGAACTCGGTGGGGATTAG